In Silene latifolia isolate original U9 population chromosome X, ASM4854445v1, whole genome shotgun sequence, the following proteins share a genomic window:
- the LOC141623575 gene encoding uncharacterized protein LOC141623575 isoform X2 encodes MSTKLVAPKDLGDKMLLMAEQGGHYCSKKTDNLCKDCCCQSSKWRFSRLCCVLRGLDLKTCLFFFLIVPLCTLGVYLHGQKITYFLRPLWEKPPTPFHTIPHYYSENVTMENLCKLHGWKVRDYPRRVFDAVLFSNEVDILTLRWQELYPYITQFVVLESNSTFSGLPKPLVFAANRDKFKFIEPRLTYGTIGGRFRKGENPFVEEAYQRVALDQLLRIAGISDDDLLIMSDVDEIPSRHTINLLRWCDDSPDVLHLQLKNYIYSFEFLVDNNSWRASIHKYQTGKTRYAHYRQTDNLLADAGWHCSFCFRRISEFIFKMKAYSHNDRVRFSHFLNPKRIQRVICNGDDLFDMLPEEYTFKDIIGKMGPVPHSYSAVHLPSFLLDKADEYKFLLPGNCVRESE; translated from the exons ATGTCCACCAAATTAGTGGCTCCAAAAGATTTAGGTGACAAAATGTTGTTGATGGCTGAACAAGGTGGTCATTATTGTTCTAAAAAAACCGATAATCTCTGCAAGGATTGCTGTTGTCAG TCGAGCAAATGGAGGTTTTCGAGATTATGTTGTGTTTTGAGAGGGTTGGATTTGAAGACTTGCTTATTCTTCTTCTTGATTGTCCCATTGTGCACTTTGGGTGTCTATTTACATGGCCAGAAGATCACTTATTTTCTCCGACCTTTGTGGGAAAAGCCACCTACACCTTTCCATACAATCCCACATTATTATAGTGAAAATGTGACAATGGAGAATCTCTGTAAGCTCCATGGATGGAAAGTACGCGACTATCCAAGGCGTGTTTTTGATGCTGTTCTTTTCAGCAATGAGGTCGACATACTTACTTTAAGATGGCAGGAATTGTACCCTTACATCACACAGTTTGTCGTGCTTGAATCTAATTCCACGTTTTCCGGGTTGCCTAAGCCTCTGGTCTTTGCTGCCAATCGTGACAAGTTTAAGTTTATTGAGCCTCGTTTGACTTATGGGACTATTGGGGGACGGTTCAGAAAGGGTGAGAATCCATTTGTTGAGGAAGCGTATCAGCGTGTTGCTCTAGATCAGCTTCTAAGAATTGCGGGTATTTCAGATGATGATCTACTGATAATGTCGGATGTTGATGAGATTCCGAGCAGGCACACTATCAATCTGTTGAGGTGGTGTGATGATAGTCCTGATGTTCTTCATCTTCAACTTAAAAACTACATATACTCCTTTGAATTTCTCGTGGACAATAACAGTTGGAGAGCTTCAATCCACAAATATCAGACAGGGAAGACAAGGTACGCCCATTACAGGCAAACTGATAATCTCCTAGCTGACGCCGGGTGGCACTGTAGCTTTTGTTTCCGCCGCATCAGCGAGTTTATATTCAAGATGAAAGCTTATAGTCACAATGATAGAGTAAGATTCTCTCACTTCTTGAACCCTAAAAGAATTCAGCGAGTAATCTGCAATGGGGATGACTTATTTGATATGCTACCAGAGGAATACACATTCAaggacataatcgggaagatggGTCCCGTCCCACATTCCTACTCTGCTGTTCATCTGCCATCCTTCCTTTTGGATAAGGCTGACGAGTACAAATTTTTGTTGCCCGGAAACTGTGTGAGAGAAAGTGAATGA
- the LOC141623575 gene encoding uncharacterized protein LOC141623575 isoform X1, with amino-acid sequence MSTKLVAPKDLGDKMLLMAEQGGHYCSKKTDNLCKDCCCQQSSKWRFSRLCCVLRGLDLKTCLFFFLIVPLCTLGVYLHGQKITYFLRPLWEKPPTPFHTIPHYYSENVTMENLCKLHGWKVRDYPRRVFDAVLFSNEVDILTLRWQELYPYITQFVVLESNSTFSGLPKPLVFAANRDKFKFIEPRLTYGTIGGRFRKGENPFVEEAYQRVALDQLLRIAGISDDDLLIMSDVDEIPSRHTINLLRWCDDSPDVLHLQLKNYIYSFEFLVDNNSWRASIHKYQTGKTRYAHYRQTDNLLADAGWHCSFCFRRISEFIFKMKAYSHNDRVRFSHFLNPKRIQRVICNGDDLFDMLPEEYTFKDIIGKMGPVPHSYSAVHLPSFLLDKADEYKFLLPGNCVRESE; translated from the exons ATGTCCACCAAATTAGTGGCTCCAAAAGATTTAGGTGACAAAATGTTGTTGATGGCTGAACAAGGTGGTCATTATTGTTCTAAAAAAACCGATAATCTCTGCAAGGATTGCTGTTGTCAG CAGTCGAGCAAATGGAGGTTTTCGAGATTATGTTGTGTTTTGAGAGGGTTGGATTTGAAGACTTGCTTATTCTTCTTCTTGATTGTCCCATTGTGCACTTTGGGTGTCTATTTACATGGCCAGAAGATCACTTATTTTCTCCGACCTTTGTGGGAAAAGCCACCTACACCTTTCCATACAATCCCACATTATTATAGTGAAAATGTGACAATGGAGAATCTCTGTAAGCTCCATGGATGGAAAGTACGCGACTATCCAAGGCGTGTTTTTGATGCTGTTCTTTTCAGCAATGAGGTCGACATACTTACTTTAAGATGGCAGGAATTGTACCCTTACATCACACAGTTTGTCGTGCTTGAATCTAATTCCACGTTTTCCGGGTTGCCTAAGCCTCTGGTCTTTGCTGCCAATCGTGACAAGTTTAAGTTTATTGAGCCTCGTTTGACTTATGGGACTATTGGGGGACGGTTCAGAAAGGGTGAGAATCCATTTGTTGAGGAAGCGTATCAGCGTGTTGCTCTAGATCAGCTTCTAAGAATTGCGGGTATTTCAGATGATGATCTACTGATAATGTCGGATGTTGATGAGATTCCGAGCAGGCACACTATCAATCTGTTGAGGTGGTGTGATGATAGTCCTGATGTTCTTCATCTTCAACTTAAAAACTACATATACTCCTTTGAATTTCTCGTGGACAATAACAGTTGGAGAGCTTCAATCCACAAATATCAGACAGGGAAGACAAGGTACGCCCATTACAGGCAAACTGATAATCTCCTAGCTGACGCCGGGTGGCACTGTAGCTTTTGTTTCCGCCGCATCAGCGAGTTTATATTCAAGATGAAAGCTTATAGTCACAATGATAGAGTAAGATTCTCTCACTTCTTGAACCCTAAAAGAATTCAGCGAGTAATCTGCAATGGGGATGACTTATTTGATATGCTACCAGAGGAATACACATTCAaggacataatcgggaagatggGTCCCGTCCCACATTCCTACTCTGCTGTTCATCTGCCATCCTTCCTTTTGGATAAGGCTGACGAGTACAAATTTTTGTTGCCCGGAAACTGTGTGAGAGAAAGTGAATGA